The Flammeovirga yaeyamensis genome segment ATACCTAAATCCCCAATAACTATTTCTGAATTTTGTTCTATTATCGCTAGTTGAAACCAAGTATTAGGTAAGTTAAAAGTAGGTGTTAACTTTCTGATAAAGTGGTGTGTATCTTCAATAGTATCAGGTATCCAGCTTTGATACTGATTAGCAATTTTATTTGAACGATAATCAAATAGTTGCTCTGCATCTTTAATTGATAATGGTCGAATGAATAATCTTTGTGTTGATATTTCCATTTTATTCGAAACTATCTTTTAAAATTTCTAATCCCATAGATCTAGAACCCTTAATCAGAATGATGCCTTCAGTAACTTTTTGCTCACCTAGATATTGAATTGCTTTCTCTTTATCATCAAAGAATAATGCTTTGTCAGAAGAATGTTCACCGAAACGTTCTCCAATAAAAATGCAAGCTGCAAAACCTAAGTTTAATGCTTTGTCAATAATATTCTTATGCTCTTGAGATGATATGTCACCCAATTCGAACATATCACCTAGAATGATATATTTCTTCTTATCTGATTCGATTAATTTAAGATTTTCTAAAGCCACTTCTACTGATGAAGGATTGGCATTATAAGCATCTAAAATTAAAGTGTTTGATGTTGTTTTGACAATTTCAGATCGGTTATTCGAAGGAATATAGGAAGCAATCGCTTGATGCATTTTTTCAGCTGATATACCTAAAAACTTACCTACACAAAATGCTGTCTGAATATTCTCAAAGTTGTATGCACCAAATAAATTGGTTTCAACTCTTTTTTCTTGTCGGTCTTTATAAACAATAAAAGGATTGACCTCTACAAATTCTAAATTTGAGAAATCATATTCACCACCATAAAAAACAGGTTTTTGCATTCTCTTTGACATATTCATCAAAAGATCGTCTTGAGAATTGATATATATAATTCCTTCGTTTTTGATGAGGTAATCGAAAATTTCACTTTTGGCTCTAACATTCTGCTCAAAACTACCAAAGCCTTCAATGTGGTCTTTTCCGATATTTGTAACAAAACCTTGATTTGGTAAGGCTATTTTTACCAATTCAGCTACTTCTCCTACATGGTTGTCACCCATTTCAATTAAGGCTACTTCAGTACCAAGTGGCATGTCTAATAGAGTAAGAGGAACACCAATATGATTGTTGAAATTTCCTTTTGTAGCATGTGTTTTAAAAGTAGTTTCACACACTTTTAATAAGATTTCTTTGGTCGTTGTTTTACCATTAGAACCCGTAATAGCAATGACCGGAATATCAAATTGTTGTCTATGATATTTAGCTAATTCTTGGAGTGTAGAAAGTACGTCATCTACAAGAATAAATTGATCTGAACAAACTACATTTTCATCATCAACTACAGCATAGGAAGCCCCTTTTTCTAAGGCACCTTTGGCGTATTTATTACCATCAAAATTTCCTCCCTTTAAGGCAAAAAATAGGGCGTTATCTTTTATTTGTCTAGAGTCTGTTGTGACTCCGTTAGCTGTTAAAAAAAGTTTATATAAATCTTGAATCTTCATCCGGTAATCAGTGTTTTTTACAAAGAAATATGGTTTTATCAAGTAATGCAATTTTGATAAAAATTAAAAACTGACAAAAATCATTTTAAACAAATTCTCTTATCATTCATTTATATTAAATAATTAATGCATTTTTGTATTGTAAATTTTTTATAACACAAGTTTTACAAACTAGCAAAAAATAAATCACATGAAAGTAACAGTAGTAGGTGCGGGTGCAGTAGGTGCAAGCTGCGCAGAGTATATCGCTATCAAAGATTTCGCAGACGAAATCGTATTAGTTGATATCAAAGAAGGTTTCGCTGAAGGAAAAGCAATGGACTTGATGCAAACGGCTTCTTTAAACGGTTTTGATTCAACTATCACTGGTGTTACAAACGACTATGCTGCAACTGCAGGTTCAGACGTAGCAGTAATCACTTCTGGTATTCCTCGTAAGCCAGGCATGACTCGTGAAGAGTTGATTACAACTAACGCAAACATCGTAAAAACTGTAGCTGAGAATTT includes the following:
- a CDS encoding UDP-N-acetylmuramoyl-tripeptide--D-alanyl-D-alanine ligase, coding for MKIQDLYKLFLTANGVTTDSRQIKDNALFFALKGGNFDGNKYAKGALEKGASYAVVDDENVVCSDQFILVDDVLSTLQELAKYHRQQFDIPVIAITGSNGKTTTKEILLKVCETTFKTHATKGNFNNHIGVPLTLLDMPLGTEVALIEMGDNHVGEVAELVKIALPNQGFVTNIGKDHIEGFGSFEQNVRAKSEIFDYLIKNEGIIYINSQDDLLMNMSKRMQKPVFYGGEYDFSNLEFVEVNPFIVYKDRQEKRVETNLFGAYNFENIQTAFCVGKFLGISAEKMHQAIASYIPSNNRSEIVKTTSNTLILDAYNANPSSVEVALENLKLIESDKKKYIILGDMFELGDISSQEHKNIIDKALNLGFAACIFIGERFGEHSSDKALFFDDKEKAIQYLGEQKVTEGIILIKGSRSMGLEILKDSFE